From a region of the Brevibacterium siliguriense genome:
- a CDS encoding DUF3662 and FHA domain-containing protein, whose translation MGLLDRFEKGLENVVNGAFAKAFRSQVEPVELAGALRREADNKAAVVSRGRTLTANHYVIELSPTDHDRLSGLESELRSDLRQIVGDHAVEQAYSFVGPVSVEFALADDLDTGMYRVVSSTQRPDGSPAAQPANRGGYDPISRANPIVGESPNSGARPVTPRRTPEPARSAAAPRANPAARPAPAPAPARAIEASVTIDGRTQMLRQGTNTFGRSSSSSDFVIDDPGVSRRHFEIVVEGDRAVANDLGSTNGTLLHGRKLTSATLSAGDVLLAGEAEVHYNERDAQ comes from the coding sequence ATGGGGTTACTCGATCGCTTCGAGAAGGGGCTGGAGAACGTCGTCAACGGCGCCTTCGCCAAGGCTTTCCGATCCCAGGTCGAACCCGTCGAACTCGCCGGGGCCCTGCGTCGTGAGGCCGACAACAAAGCTGCCGTGGTCTCCCGCGGTCGCACTCTGACAGCCAACCACTACGTCATCGAGCTCTCACCGACCGACCACGACCGCCTCTCCGGCCTCGAGTCCGAGCTGCGTTCCGATCTGCGCCAGATCGTCGGAGACCACGCCGTCGAACAGGCCTACAGCTTCGTCGGCCCTGTCTCCGTCGAATTCGCTCTCGCCGACGACCTCGATACGGGAATGTACCGCGTCGTGTCCTCGACCCAGCGTCCCGACGGCTCTCCCGCCGCTCAGCCGGCCAACCGCGGCGGCTACGATCCGATCTCGCGTGCGAATCCGATCGTCGGCGAGTCACCGAACTCCGGCGCCCGACCCGTGACCCCGCGCCGCACCCCCGAACCCGCGCGTTCGGCCGCGGCACCGCGCGCGAACCCTGCCGCCCGTCCCGCACCGGCACCCGCTCCCGCCCGCGCCATCGAAGCCAGCGTGACCATCGACGGTCGCACGCAGATGCTGCGCCAGGGCACGAACACCTTCGGCCGTTCCTCCTCGAGCTCGGACTTCGTCATCGACGATCCCGGCGTCTCACGTCGTCACTTCGAGATCGTCGTCGAAGGCGACCGCGCCGTGGCCAATGACCTCGGTTCGACGAACGGCACCCTGCTGCACGGTCGCAAACTGACATCGGCGACCCTGTCCGCCGGCGATGTCCTCCTCGCCGGCGAGGCCGAGGTCCACTACAACGAGCGGGACGCCCAGTGA
- a CDS encoding FHA domain-containing protein — MTFGRAPDNTIIINDDFASSHHARISAKNGAWMLEDLGSTNGTIVDGSLMTGPIQLAIGTRITIGHTTLETQS, encoded by the coding sequence GTGACCTTCGGTCGGGCTCCCGACAACACGATCATCATCAATGACGACTTCGCCTCCAGCCACCACGCGCGGATCTCGGCGAAGAACGGAGCATGGATGCTCGAAGACCTCGGTTCGACCAACGGCACCATCGTCGACGGCTCACTCATGACCGGGCCCATTCAGCTGGCCATCGGCACCCGGATCACCATCGGACATACGACCCTGGAGACCCAATCGTGA
- a CDS encoding PP2C family protein-serine/threonine phosphatase, translating into MRKNNQDSGYAGPNFLLIADGMGGHAGGDVASAITVSRLAELDHEPGGEDALEILRTSILEANDRICRGVGEQPELAGMGTTVTAVLRAPGNRFALAHIGDSRGYVLRDDKLQPITHDHTFVQMLVDEGRITPEEAETHPQRSVVMKVLGDVGASPDLDLSLREAQVGDRWMLCSDGLTGFADIDDITRVLKEVADPDEACRQLIDLALAGGGADNVTVVVGDVLEGEVETAEGVSVGSVHLNPRYAAIGANPDAEAAVDTEAHETFEGGDVSADTAPIQTLDGEDVEAQDGTTQQLRTNTAADEEADLDDEVEKRSYLGWIITAIVIVALAVGGFFAYNYVSHQYYVANDDGKVSLYRGLDTTLGPIELSRLVDTTDIEVGSLNSYSQDRLRGSIPAGSRDEADRIIDNLRKESDRSSGMSGDVQDSTSPSDPAPSPPDSTSADPSDAITRESQ; encoded by the coding sequence GTGCGTAAGAACAACCAGGACTCCGGCTATGCGGGACCCAATTTCCTGCTCATCGCCGACGGAATGGGCGGCCACGCCGGCGGAGATGTCGCCTCGGCGATCACCGTCTCCCGCCTCGCCGAACTCGACCACGAGCCCGGCGGCGAGGACGCCCTGGAGATCCTGCGCACCTCGATTCTCGAAGCCAATGACCGCATCTGCCGCGGTGTCGGCGAACAGCCCGAACTCGCCGGAATGGGCACCACCGTCACCGCCGTTCTGCGCGCCCCCGGCAACCGCTTCGCTCTCGCCCACATCGGAGACTCCCGCGGCTATGTGCTGCGCGACGACAAGCTCCAGCCGATCACCCACGACCACACGTTCGTGCAGATGCTCGTCGACGAAGGCCGGATCACCCCCGAGGAGGCCGAGACCCATCCGCAGCGCTCGGTCGTGATGAAGGTCCTGGGCGACGTCGGGGCCTCCCCCGACCTCGACCTGTCCCTGCGCGAGGCTCAGGTCGGCGACCGCTGGATGCTGTGCTCGGACGGTCTGACCGGCTTCGCCGACATCGACGACATCACCCGAGTGCTCAAAGAGGTGGCCGACCCCGACGAGGCCTGCCGTCAGCTCATCGACCTGGCCCTGGCCGGCGGCGGCGCCGACAACGTCACCGTCGTCGTCGGCGATGTTCTCGAAGGCGAAGTGGAGACCGCCGAAGGCGTGTCCGTCGGCTCCGTCCACCTCAACCCACGCTACGCGGCGATCGGTGCGAATCCCGACGCCGAGGCGGCCGTCGACACCGAAGCCCATGAGACCTTCGAAGGCGGCGACGTGTCCGCCGACACCGCACCGATCCAGACCCTGGACGGCGAGGACGTCGAAGCTCAAGACGGCACCACTCAGCAGCTGCGGACCAACACCGCTGCAGACGAGGAGGCCGACCTCGACGACGAGGTCGAGAAAAGGTCCTACCTCGGGTGGATCATCACCGCCATCGTGATCGTCGCGCTGGCCGTCGGCGGATTCTTCGCCTATAACTACGTCAGCCACCAGTACTATGTCGCCAACGACGACGGCAAGGTCTCCCTCTACCGCGGCCTCGACACGACGCTCGGGCCCATCGAACTCAGCCGCCTCGTCGACACCACGGACATCGAGGTCGGCAGCCTCAACAGCTACTCCCAGGACCGGCTCCGCGGTTCGATTCCCGCCGGTTCACGCGATGAAGCCGATCGCATCATCGACAATCTGCGCAAGGAATCCGATCGCTCTTCGGGCATGTCCGGAGACGTACAGGACTCGACGAGTCCGAGTGACCCGGCCCCTTCGCCTCCGGATTCGACGTCCGCTGACCCCAGTGACGCCATCACCCGGGAGTCGCAGTGA
- a CDS encoding FtsW/RodA/SpoVE family cell cycle protein, with product MNQAPSQTARPRTYRLAELGLLILAIAVATSAYALVGLGVEDTIPANVYGYAAWLAALGVVLHIIVWIKAKYADPVLVPIAVLLNGLGLAMIYRVDLGRDEYLGSAMTQLVWMSLGVGLAIVVIFVVRDHRWLRRYTYVSGFGALVFLLLPLIPGIGKTINGARIWIGVGPLSFQPGEIAKILLAIFFAGYLVTYKDQLVAAGPKILGIRFPRLRDFGPIVVAWVASVGVLVFERDLGTSLLFFGLFVAMLYVATSKVSWIILGLGFFSAGAVAATFLFSHVGQRVSGWLNALTAEEYNKTPGGSYQLVQGLFGMSNGGLIGTGFGEGRPNMVPYAESDFIYASFGEEIGLAGLFVILLCYLFIFQRGIRTAQQLRDGFGTLLATGLSFTIALQVFVVVGGVTRLIPLTGLTTPFLAQGGSSLIANWMIIALLLRISDNARRPVEEFHTGVLTITEDPERVSAGARDRDTAASGPTVDEDAPTTNLPPTGSREFDGEAPTTNLPPAGDRARPRGRTQNDTDASDQRPTGGER from the coding sequence ATGAACCAGGCTCCCTCGCAGACCGCGCGCCCCAGAACCTACCGTCTGGCCGAGCTCGGTCTCCTGATCCTGGCAATCGCCGTCGCCACCAGCGCTTATGCCCTGGTCGGCCTCGGTGTCGAAGATACCATCCCGGCCAATGTCTACGGCTATGCCGCATGGCTGGCGGCTCTGGGCGTCGTCCTCCACATCATCGTGTGGATCAAGGCGAAATACGCCGATCCGGTTCTCGTGCCGATCGCGGTGCTGCTCAACGGGCTCGGCCTGGCCATGATCTACCGCGTCGACCTCGGCCGCGACGAATACCTCGGTTCGGCGATGACCCAGCTGGTGTGGATGTCGCTCGGCGTGGGTCTGGCCATCGTCGTGATCTTCGTCGTCCGCGACCACCGCTGGCTGCGCCGCTATACCTACGTCTCGGGGTTCGGCGCTCTGGTCTTCTTGCTGCTTCCGCTCATCCCGGGCATCGGCAAGACCATCAACGGTGCCCGCATCTGGATCGGCGTCGGCCCCCTGTCCTTCCAGCCCGGTGAGATCGCGAAGATCCTGCTCGCCATCTTCTTCGCCGGCTACCTCGTCACCTACAAGGACCAGCTCGTCGCCGCCGGGCCGAAGATCCTCGGCATCCGCTTCCCCCGTCTGCGCGACTTCGGTCCCATCGTCGTCGCCTGGGTCGCCAGCGTCGGCGTCCTCGTCTTCGAACGCGACCTCGGCACCTCGCTGCTCTTCTTCGGTCTCTTCGTCGCCATGCTCTACGTAGCCACCTCGAAGGTCTCGTGGATCATCCTCGGCCTCGGCTTCTTCTCCGCCGGCGCGGTTGCCGCGACGTTCCTCTTCTCCCATGTGGGGCAGCGTGTGTCCGGTTGGCTCAATGCGCTGACCGCCGAGGAGTACAACAAGACTCCCGGTGGTTCCTACCAGCTCGTGCAGGGCCTGTTCGGCATGTCCAACGGCGGACTCATCGGCACCGGCTTCGGTGAGGGGCGACCGAATATGGTCCCCTACGCCGAATCCGACTTCATCTACGCCAGCTTCGGCGAGGAGATCGGCCTGGCCGGACTCTTCGTCATCCTGCTGTGCTACCTCTTCATCTTCCAGCGCGGAATCCGCACCGCTCAGCAGCTGCGCGACGGCTTCGGCACTCTGCTGGCCACGGGCCTGTCGTTCACGATCGCCCTGCAGGTCTTCGTCGTCGTCGGCGGCGTCACGCGCCTCATCCCGCTGACGGGTCTGACCACGCCGTTCCTCGCACAGGGCGGTTCCTCGCTCATCGCGAACTGGATGATCATCGCCCTGCTGCTGCGGATCTCGGACAACGCCAGGCGCCCCGTGGAGGAGTTCCACACCGGAGTCCTCACCATCACCGAGGATCCGGAACGCGTTTCCGCGGGTGCCCGCGACAGGGACACCGCCGCCTCGGGGCCCACCGTCGACGAGGATGCCCCCACGACGAATCTGCCACCAACAGGCTCCCGTGAGTTCGACGGCGAAGCCCCGACGACGAACCTGCCGCCCGCAGGTGACCGTGCACGGCCACGCGGCCGGACACAGAACGACACCGATGCCAGCGACCAACGACCCACCGGAGGTGAACGATGA
- a CDS encoding peptidoglycan D,D-transpeptidase FtsI family protein, giving the protein MKKPLTHIAVVGFVMFALLFGSTSWVQYVTADSLNNNPLNNRRILDQLARDRGPILVDGTPIAYSEPVDDKYKYQRKYGSENLDPRAYASLTGYYSVVSGASGMERAAGDYLSGDSDALFYDKVGSFFTGEQPRGAAVELTIDPKVQQAAWDGLGNQNGAAVALDPKTGKILAMASTPGWDPNALASHDSTEASQAFKNLEAAEGKPAYNRAIGGNLYPPGSTFKVLVAAAALESGDYEPDSQLNGPATLDLPQTTATIGNSHPGACRNGGKPTLADSLAESCNTSFASLGMDLGEDAIAKQAEKFGFGEDLEIPLNVTPSSFPSDLNPPQLAQSSLGQYEVRSTPLQMAMMTAGIANGGKMMQPQLVDRVLNANTLEPISETRPKQMSRPVSGDTADKLTDMMTGVVENGTASVAKMGDTKVAAKTGTAQHVKGAAPHAWFISFAPADDPQVAVAVVVENGGNAGNEAYGATVAGPIAKNMMEAVVEK; this is encoded by the coding sequence ATGAAGAAGCCATTGACGCATATCGCCGTCGTCGGATTCGTCATGTTCGCGCTCCTGTTCGGGTCGACGAGCTGGGTGCAGTACGTGACCGCGGATTCGCTGAACAACAATCCGCTGAACAACCGTCGGATCCTCGACCAGCTGGCCCGCGATCGCGGTCCGATCCTCGTCGACGGCACCCCGATCGCGTATTCGGAGCCTGTCGACGACAAGTACAAGTACCAGCGCAAATACGGTTCTGAGAACCTCGATCCGCGCGCCTATGCCTCGCTGACCGGCTACTACTCCGTCGTGTCCGGGGCCTCGGGCATGGAACGCGCCGCCGGCGACTACCTCTCCGGCGACTCCGACGCCCTGTTCTATGACAAGGTCGGCAGCTTCTTCACCGGTGAACAGCCCCGCGGCGCCGCAGTCGAGCTGACGATCGACCCGAAGGTGCAGCAGGCTGCGTGGGACGGACTGGGCAACCAGAACGGTGCGGCCGTGGCACTCGACCCGAAGACCGGGAAGATCCTGGCCATGGCCTCGACCCCGGGCTGGGACCCCAATGCCCTGGCCAGCCACGACTCGACCGAAGCCAGCCAGGCCTTCAAGAACCTCGAAGCCGCCGAGGGCAAGCCCGCCTACAACCGTGCGATCGGCGGCAACCTGTACCCGCCAGGATCGACGTTCAAGGTCCTCGTCGCAGCGGCCGCCCTGGAATCCGGTGACTACGAACCCGATTCGCAGCTCAACGGACCCGCAACGCTCGACCTGCCGCAGACGACCGCGACGATCGGCAACTCGCATCCGGGAGCCTGCCGCAACGGGGGCAAGCCGACCCTGGCCGATTCGCTTGCCGAATCCTGCAACACCTCGTTCGCCTCCCTCGGCATGGACCTCGGAGAGGACGCAATCGCGAAGCAGGCCGAGAAGTTCGGCTTCGGCGAGGATCTCGAGATCCCGCTCAACGTCACCCCGTCCTCGTTCCCGTCCGACCTCAACCCGCCGCAGCTGGCTCAGTCCTCGCTCGGCCAGTACGAGGTCCGTTCGACTCCGCTGCAGATGGCGATGATGACCGCGGGAATCGCCAACGGCGGAAAGATGATGCAGCCTCAGCTCGTCGACAGGGTGCTCAATGCAAACACCCTCGAACCGATCTCCGAGACCCGTCCCAAGCAGATGTCGCGTCCCGTGTCCGGAGATACGGCCGACAAGCTCACCGACATGATGACCGGTGTGGTCGAGAACGGCACCGCCTCGGTGGCGAAGATGGGCGACACGAAGGTCGCTGCGAAGACCGGCACCGCCCAGCACGTCAAGGGCGCGGCACCCCATGCCTGGTTCATCTCCTTCGCCCCGGCCGATGACCCTCAGGTCGCGGTCGCAGTCGTGGTCGAGAACGGCGGCAACGCGGGCAATGAAGCTTATGGTGCGACGGTCGCAGGACCGATCGCGAAGAACATGATGGAAGCGGTGGTCGAGAAATGA
- a CDS encoding protein kinase domain-containing protein: MRPVEGTLLGNRYKLTSRIAVGGMGEVWKGVDSVLGREVAAKILKDEYLSESTFLARFRAEAQNMGRVSDPGIAGVYDYGDEQGSPYLVMEYVPGEALSAIIERSAPLSETDTLSIVTQAAQALGAAHKVGVIHRDIKPGNILMTPDFRVKITDFGIARVTDQAPLTKTGQVMGTAQYLAPEQATGKGSGPGSDLYALGIIAYEALAGQRPFTGDSQVAIAIAQVNQQHPPLPDTVSEPLRRFVDCLLEKKPERRPSDAFKVAKAAEALSAGDIAGAEELVPQMRHGAAASEALTQVFNNPEPAATTKTLPVTSSNDATQVYPNGAAAGIGGAGAAGAGAAAANTGQIDPNDPQNQNLEKDKQSNKGRVLIWILAIIALIAVGSLLWFFLGGGNAEPEPEPSTSAPTSEAAKTIEIDKNDYIGLTESSATQNLENKGLEVETTDINSERAAGTVADVGEGENGFTFEEGDTVTLYVSAGPAEQPEEPASDSGSDSGLGNDSESSSGSGSSSDSQDQGSDSGSDSKDSETSSDSSSSTDSSSGSETSSESDSSSSTDTSGESDTSGSTDSADTSGSSNPNTGNDGSGDNPGSASGSDASGNPNGNNSNE, from the coding sequence ATGAGACCCGTCGAAGGCACCCTGTTGGGCAACCGTTACAAACTCACCTCCCGCATCGCCGTCGGCGGCATGGGCGAGGTCTGGAAGGGTGTGGACTCCGTGCTCGGCCGTGAGGTCGCCGCGAAGATCCTCAAGGACGAGTACCTCTCCGAATCGACCTTCCTCGCCCGGTTCCGTGCCGAGGCCCAGAACATGGGTCGGGTCTCCGATCCGGGAATCGCCGGCGTCTACGACTACGGCGACGAGCAGGGCTCGCCCTACCTCGTCATGGAATACGTGCCCGGTGAGGCCCTGTCGGCCATCATCGAACGCAGTGCGCCCCTGTCCGAGACCGATACGCTCTCCATCGTCACCCAGGCCGCTCAAGCCCTCGGCGCCGCGCACAAGGTGGGCGTCATCCACCGTGACATCAAGCCCGGCAATATCCTCATGACGCCGGACTTCCGCGTCAAGATCACGGACTTCGGCATCGCCCGGGTCACCGACCAGGCACCGCTGACGAAGACCGGGCAGGTCATGGGCACCGCCCAGTACCTCGCTCCGGAACAGGCCACCGGCAAGGGTTCGGGGCCCGGTTCCGACCTCTACGCCCTGGGCATCATCGCCTACGAGGCCCTGGCCGGTCAGCGTCCCTTCACCGGTGACTCGCAGGTGGCCATCGCCATCGCCCAGGTCAACCAGCAGCACCCGCCGCTGCCGGACACGGTCTCCGAACCGCTGCGCCGCTTCGTCGACTGCCTGCTGGAGAAGAAGCCCGAACGTCGTCCCTCGGATGCGTTCAAGGTCGCCAAGGCCGCCGAGGCGCTCTCGGCCGGAGACATCGCCGGAGCCGAGGAGCTCGTGCCGCAGATGCGTCACGGTGCCGCCGCGTCCGAAGCACTCACCCAGGTCTTCAACAATCCGGAGCCGGCAGCCACGACGAAGACCCTGCCCGTCACCTCGTCGAACGACGCCACCCAGGTGTACCCGAACGGTGCCGCAGCCGGAATCGGCGGCGCCGGAGCTGCAGGAGCGGGTGCCGCCGCTGCGAACACGGGACAGATCGACCCCAATGACCCGCAGAACCAGAATCTGGAGAAGGACAAGCAGTCGAACAAGGGCCGCGTCCTCATCTGGATCCTTGCGATCATCGCTCTCATCGCCGTCGGCTCCCTGCTGTGGTTCTTCCTCGGCGGAGGCAATGCCGAACCCGAACCGGAACCGTCCACGTCCGCCCCCACCTCGGAGGCCGCGAAGACGATCGAGATCGATAAGAACGATTACATCGGACTCACGGAATCCTCGGCGACGCAGAACCTCGAGAACAAGGGCCTCGAAGTCGAAACGACCGATATCAACTCGGAACGTGCCGCCGGAACCGTCGCGGACGTCGGCGAGGGCGAGAACGGATTCACCTTCGAAGAAGGCGACACCGTGACCCTCTACGTCTCCGCGGGTCCCGCCGAGCAGCCCGAGGAACCGGCCTCTGATTCCGGTTCCGACTCGGGTCTGGGCAACGATTCGGAGTCGAGCTCGGGCTCCGGTTCCTCGTCGGATTCTCAGGATCAGGGTTCGGATTCCGGATCCGATTCGAAGGACAGCGAGACGAGCTCGGATTCCTCGAGTTCGACGGACTCCTCTTCGGGCTCCGAGACCTCAAGCGAATCGGATTCCTCGAGTTCGACGGACACGTCAGGCGAGTCGGATACCTCGGGATCGACTGATTCGGCCGACACCTCGGGTAGCTCGAACCCGAACACCGGCAACGACGGGTCAGGCGACAATCCGGGCTCAGCGAGCGGCTCGGATGCCAGCGGCAACCCGAACGGAAACAACAGCAATGAATAG
- the pknB gene encoding Stk1 family PASTA domain-containing Ser/Thr kinase, which translates to MSEPKVLSGRYEVRALLGRGGMAEVHEGVDNRLGRRVAIKLLRSDLARDPSFHTRLKREAQSAAGLNHPGIVSVYDSGEEEFVESGGSSVSVPFIVMEYVEGQTLREVLNEHGTLTVDEALNVIAGVLAPLEYSHRNGIVHRDIKPANVMLTPEGDIKVMDFGIARALKDNSGLTQTQSVVGTAQYLSPEQARGEVVDARSDLYSTACLLYELLAGRPPFVGDSQLAVAYQHVGETPQPPSFYNQNIPPAVDRLLLHALLKDRDARYQDAYTFREDVLAARDGRPMSFEDDVEATQAYPMMAPPMTAPMAHASEAEAAPETGPVSTIMTNQEERPPQKRSRAWVWIGSIFVLLALAAVALWVYEINKPEPIVQVEVTDVANMDADEAEAALIQQGLRVDRDEKYSAEVDEGKAIETDPPGGQRVEKDSVVKLVISSGPESVKVPDVSGKTEEEARQIINDAKLQAGTHISQNSPDVEKGVVIETKPGDGQEVDVDSNVDLVVSSGMVEVPDVTGQTAEEACQTLEGDEYQLTCKTEEVETADHADKKVFEQSATGGSEVKQGSEITVKVAKKPPEPSPSIPSVPGGIPTAPGDDGGNDDKDKKDKGKDNKDKDKDSVGGGLFDNWSDGIIGN; encoded by the coding sequence ATGAGTGAACCCAAGGTGCTGTCGGGGCGTTACGAAGTTCGTGCGCTCCTCGGCCGTGGGGGCATGGCAGAGGTGCATGAGGGCGTCGACAACCGTCTCGGACGTCGCGTAGCCATCAAGCTTCTGCGCTCCGATCTTGCCCGCGATCCTTCGTTCCACACCAGGCTCAAACGCGAGGCCCAGTCCGCGGCAGGTCTCAATCATCCCGGAATCGTCTCCGTCTACGATTCGGGCGAAGAGGAGTTCGTCGAATCCGGCGGCTCGTCCGTGTCCGTGCCGTTCATCGTCATGGAATACGTCGAAGGTCAGACGCTGCGCGAGGTCCTCAACGAGCACGGCACACTCACCGTCGACGAAGCCCTCAACGTCATCGCCGGGGTCCTCGCTCCGCTCGAGTACTCCCACCGCAACGGCATCGTCCACCGCGACATCAAGCCTGCGAACGTCATGCTCACCCCCGAGGGCGACATCAAGGTCATGGACTTCGGGATCGCCCGAGCGCTGAAGGACAATTCGGGACTGACCCAGACCCAGTCGGTGGTCGGCACCGCCCAGTACCTCTCCCCCGAACAGGCCCGGGGCGAAGTCGTCGACGCCCGCTCTGACCTGTACTCGACCGCCTGCCTGCTCTACGAGCTGCTGGCCGGTCGTCCCCCGTTCGTCGGCGACTCCCAGCTGGCCGTGGCCTACCAACACGTCGGAGAGACCCCGCAGCCGCCGAGTTTCTACAACCAGAACATCCCACCGGCCGTCGATCGGCTCCTCCTCCACGCTCTTCTAAAGGATCGCGACGCCCGCTACCAGGACGCCTACACCTTCCGTGAGGACGTCCTCGCCGCCCGCGACGGCCGTCCCATGAGCTTTGAGGACGACGTCGAGGCCACGCAGGCGTATCCGATGATGGCGCCGCCCATGACCGCTCCGATGGCCCATGCCTCCGAGGCCGAGGCGGCTCCGGAGACCGGGCCCGTCTCGACGATCATGACCAACCAGGAGGAGCGGCCGCCGCAGAAGCGCTCACGCGCCTGGGTGTGGATCGGCAGCATCTTCGTCCTCCTCGCCCTGGCCGCCGTGGCCCTGTGGGTATATGAGATCAACAAGCCCGAGCCGATCGTCCAGGTCGAGGTCACGGATGTGGCGAACATGGACGCCGATGAAGCCGAGGCCGCGCTCATCCAACAGGGCCTGCGGGTCGACCGCGACGAGAAGTACAGTGCCGAAGTCGATGAGGGCAAGGCGATCGAGACGGATCCTCCCGGCGGTCAGCGAGTGGAGAAGGACAGCGTGGTCAAGCTGGTCATCTCGTCGGGCCCCGAGTCCGTAAAGGTCCCCGATGTCTCCGGCAAGACCGAAGAAGAGGCGCGGCAGATCATCAACGACGCGAAGCTGCAGGCCGGCACCCATATCTCCCAGAATTCTCCGGATGTGGAGAAGGGCGTGGTCATCGAGACCAAGCCCGGCGACGGTCAGGAAGTCGACGTCGATTCGAATGTCGATCTCGTCGTGTCCTCGGGCATGGTCGAGGTCCCCGATGTCACCGGTCAGACCGCCGAGGAGGCCTGCCAGACCCTCGAGGGCGATGAGTACCAGCTCACGTGCAAGACCGAAGAGGTCGAGACCGCCGACCACGCCGACAAGAAGGTCTTCGAACAGTCCGCGACCGGCGGCAGCGAGGTCAAGCAGGGTTCGGAGATCACCGTGAAGGTGGCCAAGAAGCCGCCGGAGCCCTCGCCTTCGATTCCGTCAGTCCCAGGCGGCATCCCGACCGCCCCTGGCGACGACGGCGGAAACGACGACAAAGACAAGAAGGACAAGGGCAAAGACAACAAGGACAAGGACAAGGACTCAGTCGGCGGAGGACTCTTCGACAACTGGTCCGACGGCATCATCGGCAACTGA
- a CDS encoding GyrI-like domain-containing protein has product MSEPTYLREEPFTELTVIEVPATPAAVVEAREMHMSDLPELFDSAFSGLFPVLSEAGIEPAGPAFALYTRQPSETVDLQVGIPTSTGLKNAQPIAGGHIVIPAELPGGSMAVRSHLGGYDVLGESWAQLLKDAVAAGHRPGLPFIELYVTEPSPEADPADLRTDLFLTLD; this is encoded by the coding sequence ATGTCAGAACCGACCTATCTGCGCGAAGAACCGTTCACCGAACTCACCGTCATCGAGGTCCCTGCCACTCCGGCAGCGGTCGTCGAGGCTCGCGAGATGCACATGTCAGACCTGCCGGAACTCTTCGACTCCGCGTTCTCCGGGCTCTTCCCCGTCCTCTCCGAAGCGGGAATCGAACCCGCCGGTCCGGCATTCGCCCTCTACACGCGGCAGCCGAGCGAAACGGTGGATCTGCAGGTGGGGATCCCCACCTCGACGGGGCTGAAGAATGCGCAGCCGATCGCCGGCGGTCATATCGTCATCCCCGCGGAGCTGCCCGGCGGATCCATGGCTGTGCGCAGCCACCTCGGTGGATATGACGTGCTCGGGGAATCCTGGGCGCAGCTGCTCAAGGACGCGGTGGCGGCCGGGCATCGTCCGGGACTGCCGTTCATCGAACTCTATGTCACCGAGCCCAGCCCTGAGGCGGATCCCGCCGATCTGCGCACTGATCTGTTCCTCACCTTGGACTGA
- a CDS encoding anthranilate synthase component II → MTSILVIDNYDSFVYTLVSYLRELGADVDVVRNDDIPATAIAETVAAYDGVLLSPGPGVPAESGVCPPLLSWAETSGMPVFGVCLGHQALGEVFGAEVTHSPVLMHGKTSVITHDGEGIFFGCPSPLTVTRYHSLAIVDETLDLEKFTVTARTDDGIVMAIEHREKPLFGVQFHPESVLTECGYLMLGNWLEVCGLEGAAQAAVGMSPLATAIA, encoded by the coding sequence ATGACCTCAATCCTCGTCATCGACAACTACGACAGCTTCGTCTACACGCTCGTGTCCTACCTGCGTGAGCTCGGCGCGGACGTCGACGTCGTCCGCAACGACGACATCCCCGCCACTGCGATCGCCGAGACCGTGGCCGCCTACGACGGCGTGCTCCTGTCCCCGGGGCCCGGCGTACCCGCCGAATCCGGCGTCTGCCCGCCCCTGCTGTCCTGGGCGGAGACCTCGGGAATGCCCGTGTTCGGCGTCTGCCTGGGCCATCAGGCCCTCGGCGAGGTGTTCGGCGCCGAGGTGACCCACTCACCCGTGCTCATGCACGGCAAGACCTCGGTCATCACCCATGACGGCGAAGGCATCTTCTTCGGCTGTCCCAGCCCGCTGACCGTCACCCGCTACCATTCGCTGGCGATCGTCGACGAGACCCTCGACCTCGAGAAGTTCACCGTCACCGCCCGCACCGACGACGGCATCGTCATGGCTATCGAACATCGCGAGAAGCCCCTGTTCGGTGTCCAGTTCCACCCTGAATCCGTGCTCACCGAATGCGGATACCTCATGCTCGGCAATTGGCTCGAGGTGTGCGGCCTCGAAGGTGCCGCCCAGGCGGCTGTGGGGATGTCCCCGTTGGCGACCGCGATCGCCTGA